A region of the Sideroxydans lithotrophicus ES-1 genome:
CCAAAGCTAGCTTTACAGTAGAATTACCACATAGTCTCAGATAGGTTAGTAATAGTTTTTCGAACTAAGACTCTATTTGTCTAAATCAAATCACTCGTCGTAACTGCGCAATCTGGCAACATCCCGGATACATACATCCTTGCCCTCAACCGCAATCAATCCGGCATCGGACAGATTACGCAGGATGCGTGAAAAAGTTTCCGGCGTGATGTTCAGATTGGAAGCGATCACGTTCTTGTTGGCCGACAGACTGACATGGACATCCAACCCTTCTTTTGTCCCATCCAACTCCTGCAGCAACAGATCGATCACACGCTGCGCCGGTGAGCGTAGCGAGATCGACTCAACGGTCTGGATCAGACGGTGCAAGCGAATGGAAAGTCCCGCCAGCATCTTGCGGCAAAAGTTCGGGTCGCTGTCGATACCGCCGACGATCACCTGCTTGCCGATATGCAGAACCATGCTGTCAGTCAGCGCCTGGGCATACACCGGGTACGGTTTGTCCATGAACATCACCGCCTCGCCGAAACTCTGGCCCGGACCGATCAGTTCCACCACTTTTTCGATGCCCTGCGGAGAAGTCAAAGCCAGCTTGACCCTGCCATGCATCACCACATAAAAACCGGTGCACGGATCGCCGCGCTGGAACAACACCTCGCCGCGCGCCAGACCAAGTTCGCGCGCTCCCCGGGCAATGCGTTCGATCTCATCGGGAGACATCTCACAGAACAGGGGCAGGTGTGCCAGAAAAGCGGGGATTTTCACTGGATTGGTCAAGACAGTTCCTCAGAGCCAGGGAACCCGATTATAAGGGCATGTGCGCCACAAATCGCCGCCCCTCGGGAAGATCGGATGAAATAGATCCGCGCCCTTGATTCCGGTCAAGGCAATCCGCACCGCCCGCCCGCAGAATTCGTGCAGCCCAATCGGGCATACCATTCTGCGGGAGTTTCATTCAATGACGACGATCAGCGATTATCTTGGCACCGACCACAAGCATTGCGACGGACTATTCGCGGCAGCGGAAGAAGCCGTGGCCAAAGACAACTGGGATGACGCGGCAACTGGTTTTCGCAGTTTCTACAATGCACTGCTGCACCACTTTTCCATGGAAGAAGAGGTCATGTTTCCGGCCTTCGAATCCCGCACCGGCATGAGACAAGGACCGACCGCAGTGATGCGTTCCGAACACAGCCAAATGTCAGGCCTGCTCAACCGCCTGCACGACGCCGTAACGCGCAAAGACGTGAACGCCTATCTGGGCGATGCCGACACGCTGCTCATCCTCATGCAGCAGCACAACGTAAAAGAAGAGCAGATGTTGTACCGGATGGCCGATCAGGCTTTGGTGAGCGAGCTGGACGAGGTGGTCGCGCGCATGCGCGCTGTGGCCTGATGCAATGACGGAGCGCATCATCGACGCCCGTTGGCTGGCGCCGCCCGAACCGATGGAACTCACGCTTGCCGCGCTGGAAGTGCTCGAGCCGGGCGGGCGTTTGCGCCTGCTGATCCACCGTGAACCGCATATGCTGTTCTCTATCCTGGAAGAATGGGGCTATGCCTACCTGACCCACGCCAATGACGACGGCAGTTACGACATACTGATCTGGCACCAGGGACATCCCGCCCCCGGCAGCGACCAGACTCTGCCATGAACCAGACCTCCAGCCTGTCGCTCGACCAGGCACCGCCCTTCAGCGTGCCGTTGCGTTTTTTTGTCACCGCCCCGCTGTTTGCACTGGCTGCGGCCTTGCTGATGCTTTGGCAGGGGCCGGATAAGTTCGGTAGCCGCTGGGATCCGGTCATGCTGGGCTGCACGCATATGCTGACGCTGGGTTACATGGGCCTGATCATGCAGGGGGCGATCCTGCAGATGCTGCCGGTGGTGGCGGGTACGCCGGTGCGGCGGCCTGTGCTGTTCGCCGCCATCACACATACGCTGGGCGTCGCCGGTATCATCCTGCTCAGCTGCGGGCTGGCCTTCACCATACCGCTGCTGCTGCAGGTCGCGCTGCCTGCACTGGGAGCGGAATTACTTCTGTTCGCCGTGCTGGTCGTCATCACATTGCGTCGCGCGCTGCCGCAGAACATGACTGCCCGCGCGATGCGACTGGCAGCACTGATGCTCGTAGCTACAGTACTTCTGGGCCTGGTCCTGCTAAGCAACCATGCATTCGGCTGGTGGCTGCAGGCGCGTGAAACGCTGGCCGATCTTCATCTGACCTGGGGCTTGCTGGGCTGGGTCGGGATACTGGTGGTAGGAGTCGCATATCAAGTCGTGCCGATGTTCCAGCTCACACCGGCCTATCCTGCCAAACTCACGCACCGGCTCGCGGCACTGCTGTTTCTGCTGCTGCTTTTGCTTGCCCCCGCAATCCATGCTCCCAAGCTGCAGCTGGTGCTGGAAATCTTGCTGGCTGCGGGCTATGCCGTCTTTGCTCTGACCACCTTGTGGTTGCAGCTAAAACGCCGCCGCAAACTGCCCGACGTGTCCCTTGATTTCTGGCGCGGAGGGATGATCAGCGTGCTGTTGGCGATTGTGCTCTGGCTTGCGGCGCAATTCGTTCCGGCGATTGGGGACATGCCAAGTTACGGCATATTGCTGGGTGTGCTGATGATCGTCGGGTTCGCGATATCCGTCATCAACGGCATGCTGTATAAGATCGTGCCGTTTCTGGTGTGGTTCCACCTGCAAAGCAGTCGCGGCCCGACCAGCAGCCACGCGGTACCCAACGTCAGGGAGATTCTGCCCGAGGTGCGCACGCGCTGGCAGATGCGGCTGCATTTCGTCGCATTGTGCACGCTCCTCGCCGCGGTCGTATTCCCGGCGATATTCTTCTATCCGGCCGCCCTGCTCTTCGGTGCTTCCAACCTTTGGTTATGGCTTAACATCGTTGCTGCGAGCCGCACCTATCGCAGGGTACATGCACTGCTCACTGCCAACGCAGTCAGCGCGGCAGCCGCAACAAGCTGACGACCGCCAGCGCAAAAGAAAGCAGTGCAGCCAACGCAAGCCAACTTGCCCATTTGAAGCCCGCCAGCGCCAGCAGTCCGGCGCCAAGAAACAACGCAGCACGCGTACCGGATGCGAAAGTCAGGCGCAGACGCGCCCGCGTATGCCATTCGGTCTGTTGTCCCGGTCTGAGCCACAGTGGAAGCAACTGCCCTGCAGCGCCGCTCACCAACGGAAACAGGAAGGAAAAAACAAACAGGTGCGCCAAGCCGGTGGAATCCAGCCAACCCAAGGCATGTCCTCCGCCGGCAACAAGTGCGATAAAGAACCCCGCCAAGGCTGCAGCCACTAACGGCACCGCACCATGCCACCGAAATATCTCCGCGCGATAGCCTGCAAACCAGGCGCGCATCAAACGCCCCAACGGGATCATCCATAACAATAGGCCGAGCCATGACAGCAACGACAGCCACGCGGCACCGCCCGCAATCAACACCGAGCCGAAAAATGCAAAGTGCAGATCTGCGCGCAGCCTGTTGGATACCTGCGGATCGGGATGACCGACCGCGGTGGGGAGCAAGACTTGCAGAGTACCAATAGCCGTCAACCCGACAAAACCGAACAGATTGAGATGCAGATGAAAACGCTTGAGCGCAAGAAACTGCTGCGGCCATACGGACATCGCAAGCACTGCCAGAAGGCTCGCCGCCAAGCAAACCAACGCCGCGACATACCAGCGCAATCCGGGATGCGCTCCGCCCAGCGCTTCCCCGGCGCGCATCAGTTGCCAAACAGCCAAACCACCGGCAGCAACCAGTGCGAGAAACGCGGCAACACTGCGCACGACATCCAGCAACGCAAACATAAAGAAGGCCACGATCAGAACACCGCCGAGCCAGGCCAAGCCAGCGTATCCCTCGACAGATCGCGGCGCGGCGCGCGTGCGGGTGAGCACCGGGATGAAATGCGTCATCGCCCCCATGATCAGCGGCATCACACCAAGCGCAAACGCCAGGTGGACATGCGCTGCGCGGTGCCAATCACCGGTGGACGGCAACAGCCATGCACCCAGCATGCCCACAATAGCCACTACTACCAGCAATACCATAACAAAGAAATCCCCCTGCCTGTGCTCGTCACGATCTTAGCTCAGCGGGAACTTACCGCAGCGAAAAATATCGCTCATTGATTCTCTTGATTGTAATCAAGGAGAGTTAAACCCGGCTTGCGTTACTGTGAGTTCGCCAAGATTTATGAACCCACCTGTTCGTTTTCCTTGCTGACGACTGTCAGGAAGAAGCTGATAGTCAAGTTCGGGGCAACGACCAATTGGAAGCCACTTATTCTGGAGGTAAGTTATGAGCGAAACGTTTACCAAGGGGATGGCGCGGAATATTTTCTACGGGGGAGCAGTATTTTTCTTCCTGTTATTTCTCGCCTTGACCTTCGACACCGTGCAGGGCCTGCCAAAACGGGATCACCGTGAAAACATCACCGATTCAGTTGTACGCGGCAAGCATATCTGGGAGACACGCAACTGTGTCGGATGCCACACCATTCTGGGCGAGGGTGCGTATTTTGCCCCCGAGCTTGGCAACGTTTACAAGCGTCGCGGTGGTGATTTCATCAAAGCATGGATCAAGTCGCAACCTACCGGTGTACCGGGGCGCCGCCAGATGCCGCAATTCAACCTGACCGATCAGCAACTCGACGACGTAGTCGAGTTCCTGAAATGGACGTCTGAGATCAACACCAACAATTGGCCCCCGAACATCGAAGGCTGATCAAGTAGATATCCCGACACAAAACGGTTTTGGAGGAACTCAAGATGCAATTTAAATCTCAATCAGTGGCAAAGCCCTATTTCATTGCCGCCATTGCCCTGTTCGTCGGACAGATACTGTTCGGCCTGATCATGGGCTACCAGTATGTAGTGGGCGACTTCTTGTTCCCGCTCATCCCTTTCAACGTGGCCCGCATGGTCCACACCAACCTGCTGATCGTGTGGATCCTGTTCGGATTCATGGGGGCGGCCTACTACCTGATTCCGGAGGAATCGGAGACAGAACTGTTCAGCCCCAAGTTGGCCATTGTCATGTTCTGGGTCTTCCTGACTGCCGGCGTGTTGACCATCGTTGGCTATCTGGCGGTGCCTTACGCAACTTTGGCCCAAATGACGGGTAACGATATTTTGGCGACCATGGGGCGGGAATTCCTCGAACAGCCGCTGCCAACGAAGATCGGCATCGTGATCGTGGCGTTGGCATTCCTGTTCAACATCAGCATGACCGTACTGAAAGGGCGCAAAACCTCGATCAGCCTGGTGATGTTGCTGGGGCTGTGGGGCCTTGCGATCTTCTTCTTGTTCTCTTTCTACAATCCATCCAACCTGGTGCTGGACAAGTACTTCTGGTGGTGGACTGTGCATCTGTGGGTGGAAGGCGTGTGGGAACTGATCCTTGGCGCCATGTTAGCCTTCGTGCTGATCAAGATCACCGGCGTGGATCGGGAAGTGATTGAAAAGTGGCTCTACATCATCATCGCCATGACCCTGATCACCGGCATCATCGGCACCGGTCACCACTACTTCTGGATCGGCGCACCGGAATACTGGCAGTGGTTCGGTTCCGTGTTCTCCGCTCTGGAACCAATCCCGTTCTTCATGATGACCGTGTTCGCCTTCAACATGGTGAACCGTCGCCGCCGCGAACATCCCAACAAGGCTGCCACGCTGTGGGCACTGGGCACGGGAGTGATGGCCTTCCTCGGCGCTGGCGTATGGGGCTTCCTGCATACACTGGCACCGGTTAACTTCTATACCCACGGCACGCAGATCACCGCCGCACACGGTCACATGGCGTTTTACGGTGCGTACGTGATGGTGAACCTGACCATGATTTCCTACGCAATGCCACTGTTGCGCGGACGCAGCTCCAATCCAGATTCGGCACAAACCATGGAGATGTGGTCGTTCTGGCTGATGACGGTATCCATCGTCTTCATCACGCTGTTCCTGACCGTCGCCGGCGTGCTACAAATCTGGCTGCAACGGATGGGAACCAGTCCGTTGGGTTTCATGGATACACAGGACCAGGTTCGCCTGTTCTACTGGATGCGTGAGTTTACCGGCTTTATTTTCCTTCTTGGCCTGGTGCTCTATATCTGGAGCTTCTTCAAAAAAGGTACGGTAAAAACTGTTGCGTAGCACCGTTGTGCATCGGGGGGCGTTCGCGCCCCTCGTTTCTCATTTGTAAGAATTCACTGTGACCAACAACGTACCCACTGCATATCAGATCCATGACACGCCGCCCGGCGATCTGGCGATCTGGTTTTTTATTTTTGCCGAATTGCTGGCCTTCGGCATTTTCTTTGTCGCATACGCGTTCGCGCGGGCACACAATGTGGAACTGTTCAACGAATCCCAGCAACACCTCAGTATTTCATCGGGCGCCGTCAACACCCTGGTGCTGATCACCAGCAGCTACTTCATGGTTCGCGCAGTCGCGGCCATCAAACGGGATGTATCACGCGAATGCGCGGGATGGATCGCCGCCGCCATCATGTTTGGCGGAATATTTCTGGTCATCAAGCTGTTTGAATTCCATGCCAAGTTCTCCGCAGGAATAACACTCAGCACCAACACGTTTTATATGTTCTATCTGTCGCTAACGATCTTCCACTTTATGCACGTGATCCTCGGCATGGTGATTCTCGCCGCAGTGATGTTGAAAGCGATGGCGGGAGGCTATACCGCAGAAAGTCATGCCGACGTGGAAACCGGTGCCTCGTATTGGCATATGGTCGATCTGTTGTGGATCATCCTGTTCCCGTTGGTTTACGTGATTCGCTAAGAAAACCCATGGATGCCGCATATAAACCCCATTTCATCCTCTCCTGCACTTATGTCTGGCTGGCCTTGATGGCACTGACCGGAACAACCTATTTCATCGGCGAGGCAAACCTTGGCGGTATTGCCGTCATGTTGACCGTAATCGCCACCGCTGCGGTCAAGGTACAAATGGTGGCCAACTATTTCATGGGTCTGCGCCGAACCCGCTGGCTCTGGCGCGGAATCGTATTGGGATGGCTGATATTGGTGACGGGGCTCATTACCATCGCTTACTTATCTCCCGTCAAGTAAAAAGCCGCGCGCTTGAACTAAACTGGATCAAATCCATAATCAAGGTTCCGAACATGAATGACCTGCCTTTTTACAGACCGCACGGCAATGAGATCGAACTATTTGAACATGCCTACCGCAAACAGCTGCCATTGCTAATCAAAGGGCCGACCGGTTGCGGCAAGACGCGCTTCGTCTCGTATATGGCGGAAAAGATCGGCTTGCCGCTCTTCACCGTCGCCTGCCACGATGACCTTACGGCATCCGATCTGGTAGGTCGGCATCTCATTGGCGATGGCGTGACCTATTGGAACGACGGACCGCTTACCCGTGCCGTGCGTGAGG
Encoded here:
- a CDS encoding Crp/Fnr family transcriptional regulator, whose protein sequence is MTNPVKIPAFLAHLPLFCEMSPDEIERIARGARELGLARGEVLFQRGDPCTGFYVVMHGRVKLALTSPQGIEKVVELIGPGQSFGEAVMFMDKPYPVYAQALTDSMVLHIGKQVIVGGIDSDPNFCRKMLAGLSIRLHRLIQTVESISLRSPAQRVIDLLLQELDGTKEGLDVHVSLSANKNVIASNLNITPETFSRILRNLSDAGLIAVEGKDVCIRDVARLRSYDE
- a CDS encoding hemerythrin domain-containing protein gives rise to the protein MTTISDYLGTDHKHCDGLFAAAEEAVAKDNWDDAATGFRSFYNALLHHFSMEEEVMFPAFESRTGMRQGPTAVMRSEHSQMSGLLNRLHDAVTRKDVNAYLGDADTLLILMQQHNVKEEQMLYRMADQALVSELDEVVARMRAVA
- a CDS encoding DUF2249 domain-containing protein, whose protein sequence is MTERIIDARWLAPPEPMELTLAALEVLEPGGRLRLLIHREPHMLFSILEEWGYAYLTHANDDGSYDILIWHQGHPAPGSDQTLP
- a CDS encoding c-type cytochrome, giving the protein MSETFTKGMARNIFYGGAVFFFLLFLALTFDTVQGLPKRDHRENITDSVVRGKHIWETRNCVGCHTILGEGAYFAPELGNVYKRRGGDFIKAWIKSQPTGVPGRRQMPQFNLTDQQLDDVVEFLKWTSEINTNNWPPNIEG
- a CDS encoding cbb3-type cytochrome c oxidase subunit I → MQFKSQSVAKPYFIAAIALFVGQILFGLIMGYQYVVGDFLFPLIPFNVARMVHTNLLIVWILFGFMGAAYYLIPEESETELFSPKLAIVMFWVFLTAGVLTIVGYLAVPYATLAQMTGNDILATMGREFLEQPLPTKIGIVIVALAFLFNISMTVLKGRKTSISLVMLLGLWGLAIFFLFSFYNPSNLVLDKYFWWWTVHLWVEGVWELILGAMLAFVLIKITGVDREVIEKWLYIIIAMTLITGIIGTGHHYFWIGAPEYWQWFGSVFSALEPIPFFMMTVFAFNMVNRRRREHPNKAATLWALGTGVMAFLGAGVWGFLHTLAPVNFYTHGTQITAAHGHMAFYGAYVMVNLTMISYAMPLLRGRSSNPDSAQTMEMWSFWLMTVSIVFITLFLTVAGVLQIWLQRMGTSPLGFMDTQDQVRLFYWMREFTGFIFLLGLVLYIWSFFKKGTVKTVA
- a CDS encoding cytochrome c oxidase subunit 3 family protein, translating into MTNNVPTAYQIHDTPPGDLAIWFFIFAELLAFGIFFVAYAFARAHNVELFNESQQHLSISSGAVNTLVLITSSYFMVRAVAAIKRDVSRECAGWIAAAIMFGGIFLVIKLFEFHAKFSAGITLSTNTFYMFYLSLTIFHFMHVILGMVILAAVMLKAMAGGYTAESHADVETGASYWHMVDLLWIILFPLVYVIR
- a CDS encoding cytochrome C oxidase subunit IV family protein, with translation MDAAYKPHFILSCTYVWLALMALTGTTYFIGEANLGGIAVMLTVIATAAVKVQMVANYFMGLRRTRWLWRGIVLGWLILVTGLITIAYLSPVK